A section of the Hevea brasiliensis isolate MT/VB/25A 57/8 chromosome 17, ASM3005281v1, whole genome shotgun sequence genome encodes:
- the LOC110669119 gene encoding protein RGF1 INDUCIBLE TRANSCRIPTION FACTOR 1, producing MGIQKPAWLEALYSQKFFVGCSYHETAKKNEKNVCCLDCCISICPHCVPSHRFHRLLQVRRYVYHDVVRLEDLQKLIDCSNVQAYTINSAKVVFIKKRPQNRQLKGSGNYCTSCDRSLQEPFIHCSLGCKVDFVLKHYKDLSPYLRICNSLTLSPDFLIPQDMGDDEMTNETPHSTIVDSDEPMSWSSGSSGSENMSMVCTQEIVRKKRSGLYVCGRSANKVSDEDMTTSMSRRKGIPHRSPLC from the exons ATG GGAATTCAGAAGCCTGCATGGTTAGAAGCTCTCTACTCACAGAAATTCTTCGTGGGTTGCTCTTATCATGAAACTGCAAAGAAGAACGAAAAGAACGTTTGTTGCTTGGATTGTTGTATTAGTATTTGCCCTCACTGTGTTCCATCTCATCGCTTCCATAGGCTTCTTCAAGTTCGCCGATACGTTTACCATGATGTTGTAAGATTGGAAGACCTCCAGAAGCTAATAGACTGCTCGAATGTGCAG GCCTATACTATAAATAGTGCTAAAGTGGTGTTCATCAAAAAGAGACCTCAGAACAGGCAATTGAAGGGGTCTGGAAACTATTGCACTTCCTGTGACAGAAGTCTTCAAGAACCCTTTATTCATTGCTCTCTTGGGTGCAAG GTGGATTTCGTGCTGAAACACTACAAGGACTTGTCTCCATACCTAAGGATATGCAACTCTTTAACACTTAGTCCTGACTTCTTGATCCCTCAAGACATGGGAGACGATGAGATGACGAATGAGACACCTCATTCAACAATCGTGGACTCTGACGAGCCAATGAGCTGGTCGTCCGGCTCATCGGGGTCGGAGAACATGAGCATGGTATGCACACAAGAGATTGTACGGAAGAAGAGGAGTGGATTATATGTATGTGGAAGATCAGCTAATAAGGTTTCTGATGAGGACATGACTACCAGCATGAGTAGAAGAAAAGGAATCCCTCATAGATCTCCTCtgtgttaa
- the LOC110669116 gene encoding uncharacterized protein LOC110669116: protein MLRNRSCSPLLLLFGGFVFSLLLRTSSSPTTLTLHLQTLNIPGAVSERVNGIFVPWETRRHLEEENSNSTLILAAQRTRRKDPLDNLNLYTGGYNISNKHYWASVSLTAAPFFIIAGIWFVLFGLSLAFICLCYCCCRREPYGYSRMCYALSLIFLIFFTVAAIVGCVVLYTGQEKFHSITTHTLDYVVNQANVTAENLRNVSDYLAAAKSISVDNVLLPGNVRNSIGDIETKINSSSSTLSSRTQKNSKDIQDGLDSMRLALIILAAVMLTLAFLGFLFSIVGMQCLVYFLVIVGWILVAGTFILCGVFLLVHNVVADTCVAMDEWVLNPTAKTAMDDIIPCVDNATAQATLQRTKEVTYQLVSVVDGIINNVSNRNFPPQAGPLYYNQSGPLMPVLCNPFNSDITERQCAAGEVDLNNATEAWKNYICQDQSGICKTSGRITPSLYNQMASAVNLSYGLRRYGPFLVNLEDCTFVRQTLTVITHSYCPNLRRYAEWIYVGLVMASAAVMLSLIFWVIYARERRHRVYTKQQLISRGLEGRDKAP, encoded by the exons ATGTTGCGGAACAGATCATGCTCACCATTGCTGCTTCTTTTTGGGGGTTTTGTGTTCTCTCTCCTTCTCCGCACATCCTCTTCACCAACCACTTTAACTTTGCATCTTCAGACTCTAAATATTCCTG GGGCTGTTAGTGAGAGGGTgaatggtatatttgtaccatgGGAGACAAGAAGGCATCTTGAAGAAGAGAACTCGAACTCCACTTTGATATTGGCTGCACAAAGAACTCGAAGGAAAGACCCTTTGGATAACCTTAATCTTTATACTGGCGGCTATAATATCAGCAATAAACATTACTGGGCT TCTGTTAGTTTAACTGCGGCTCCCTTCTTTATCATTGCTGGAATTTGGTTTGTGCTCTTTGGACTGTCCTTGGCCTTTATCTGTCTCTGTTACTGCTGCTGTAGAAGAGAACCATATGGCTATTCTCGAATGTGCTATGCCCTCTCTCtcattttcctcattttcttcacAGTTGCAGCAAT TGTGGGGTGTGTTGTTCTCTATACTGGTCAAGAGAAGTTTCACAGCATTACTACACATACACTGGATTATGTTGTGAACCAGGCAAATGTTACTGCTGAAAACCTCAGGAATGTGTCAGATTATCTCGCTGCAGCTAAGAGTATTTCTGTGGACAACGTGCTTCTGCCAGGCAATGTCCGAAACAGCATTGGTGACATTGAAACAAAGATCAACTCCTCTAGCAGTACTCTTTCCAGTCGTACGCAAAAAAATTCTAAGGATATACAAGATGGTTTAGATAGCAT GAGACTGGCTCTTATTATCCTTGCTGCTGTAATGCTTACTTTGGCATTTCTTGGATTTT TATTCTCCATTGTCGGAATGCAGTGTCTTGTATACTT CCTGGTGATTGTTGGGTGGATTCTTGTCGCGGGCACATTTATTTTGTGTGGAGTGTTTCTTCTTGTCCATAA TGTGGTTGCAGATACATGTGTTGCAATGGATGAGTGGGTCCTGAACCCCACTGCTAAAACAGCAATGGATGATATAATTCCTTGTGTGGACAATGCAACTGCTCAGGCAACCTTGCAACGAACCAAGGAAGTTACTTATCAACTTGTCAGTGTGGTTGATGGCATAATCAACAATGTCTCCAATAGAAATTTCCCTCCTCAGGCAGGACCTTTATATTACAACCAATCTGGTCCACTGATGCCTGTTCTTTGCAACCCATTTAATTCTGATATCACAGAACGGCAATGTGCTGCTGGCGAAGTGGACTTAAACAATGCTACTGAG GCGTGGAAGAATTATATCTGTCAAGATCAATCTGGTATTTGCAAGACATCTGGACGAATTACTCCCAGTTTGTATAACCAAATGGCATCTGCAGTAAACTTGAGCTATGGGTTGCGTCGTTATGGCCCTTTCTTGGTTAACTTAGAAGACTGCACTTTCGTTCGGCAAACTCTTACCGTGATCACCCACTCATATTGTCCGAATTTGAGGCGATATGCAGAATGGATCTATGTTGGGCTAGTGATGGCATCTGCTGCTGTAATGCTGTCATTGATCTTCTGGGTAATCTATGCAAGAGAGCGAAGGCATCGCGTATATACCAAGCAGCAGCTCATTTCTAGAGGCTTGGAAGGCCGAGACAAGGCCCCATAG